The proteins below come from a single Oscillospiraceae bacterium genomic window:
- a CDS encoding replication protein produces the protein MVKVADSPKAYQFIFTLYPESQQYAIDYVKEHWSCAWALHDKDTYDADDLKEYAKDHGGDCPPWNVGDLKKPHVHFVVRFKNQRYASGVAKELRNKAFCSVSNTAIRRCFNLYKSYVYLWHENEDDKYKYDPDIVGLHDFDPPAQNEGVSEEEQVATMFDMPKCHSVKELARWAYDNGCWSTFRKNYNLWKDIWQETVKGRADYVDLD, from the coding sequence GTGGTTAAAGTGGCAGACTCCCCAAAAGCTTATCAATTCATTTTCACGCTATACCCCGAAAGCCAGCAATATGCAATCGACTATGTAAAAGAACACTGGTCGTGCGCATGGGCTTTGCACGATAAAGATACCTACGATGCCGATGACTTGAAAGAGTACGCAAAAGACCACGGCGGCGATTGCCCGCCGTGGAATGTGGGAGACCTCAAAAAGCCCCACGTTCATTTTGTGGTACGCTTCAAAAATCAACGCTATGCAAGCGGCGTTGCGAAGGAACTGCGAAACAAAGCCTTTTGTAGTGTGAGCAACACGGCAATTCGCAGATGCTTCAATCTCTATAAATCCTATGTGTATCTCTGGCATGAAAACGAAGATGATAAATACAAGTACGACCCCGACATAGTAGGCTTGCACGACTTCGACCCGCCCGCACAAAATGAGGGCGTGAGCGAGGAAGAGCAGGTTGCCACTATGTTCGATATGCCGAAGTGCCACTCCGTCAAGGAGTTGGCACGCTGGGCATATGATAACGGCTGTTGGTCTACATTCCGCAAAAACTACAACCTCTGGAAAGACATTTGGCAGGAAACCGTGAAAGGTCGTGCGGATTATGTCGATTTGGATTGA